A single region of the Salmo salar chromosome ssa16, Ssal_v3.1, whole genome shotgun sequence genome encodes:
- the LOC106573323 gene encoding muscarinic acetylcholine receptor M2 — protein sequence MEMLDITNYSNLSSDNGSSSLFSGSPYKTVEIVLIILVAGSLSLVTIIGNILVMLSIKVNRNLQTVNNYFLFSLACADLIIGLCSMNLYTVYIVIGHWPLGPVVCDLWLSIDYVVSNASVMNLLIISFDRYFCITKPLSYPVRRSTMMAGMMIAAAWVLSFVIWAPAILFWQFIVGGRTVPSGECYIQFFSNATVTFGTAIAAFYLPVAIMISLYWRISKASRSRVRRNSRKPSGNSLGEGPSQSQEDGCRAQPNDCTVTGEEEEEEEGGDGEKFGEGVQQQNGREPCRGEGPDRDSSTTTVSNLASSSNQKEEPGLSQKGSNGEAKSSQTWCCSQNQATGCGPKLSCIRSNPRPEGETYTATHSNTDSTPATEKHSLVTRTLLKVTKRNSKQSPKRKTKKKGPPSREKKVTRTIMAILVAFVATWAPYNVMVLINTFCSSCIPNSLWTIGYWLCYINSTVNPACYALCNTTFKNTFRQLLLCQYRNIRTMRS from the exons ATGGAGATGCTCGACATCACCAACTACTCCAACCTCAGCTCAGACAATGGAAGCAGCAGTCTCTTCTCTGGGAGTCCCTATAAGACGGTAGAGATTGTCCTCATCATCCTGGTGGCCGGGTCACTCAGCCTCGTCACCATCATTGGCAACATCCTGGTTATGCTCTCCATAAAG GTCAACAGGAACCTCCAGACTGTCAACAACTATTTCCTGTTCAGCCTAGCCTGTGCTGACCTCATTATTGGCCTGTGCTCCATGAACCTCTACACTGTCTACATTGTGATTGGACACTGGCCCTTAGGCCCGGTCGTGTGCGACCTGTGGTTGTCCATTGATTACGTGGTCAGCAACGCCTCAGTTATGAACCTCCTCATCATTAGCTTTGACCGCTACTTCTGCATCACCAAGCCTCTCAGCTATCCGGTGCGCCGCAGCACCATGATGGCGGGGATGATGATTGCGGCGGCCTGGGTGCTGTCATTCGTAATATGGGCTCCTGCCATCTTGTTCTGGCAGTTCATCGTGGGTGGGCGGACGGTGCCGTCTGGCGAGTGCTACATCCAGTTCTTCTCCAACGCAACGGTGACGTTTGGCACGGCCATCGCGGCCTTCTACCTGCCTGTGGCCATCATGATCAGTCTCTACTGGCGCATATCCAAGGCCAGCCGCAGCCGGGTACGGAGGAACAGCAGGAAACCTTCAGGGAATAGCCTGGGAGAAGGCCCATCGCAGAGCCAGGAGGATGGGTGCAGGGCCCAGCCCAATGACTGCACTGTGactggggaggaggaagaggaggaggagggtggggatGGAGAGAAGTTCGGGGAGGGGGTCCAGCAGCAGAATGGCAGGGAGCCCTGCAGAGGGGAAGGGCCAGACAGAGATAGCTCTACCACAACAGTCAGCAACCTTGCCTCATCATCCAATCAAAAGGAAGAGCCTGGCCTATCACAGAAGGGGTCAAACGGTGAGGCCAAATCCAGCCAGACGTGGTGTTGCTCTCAGAACCAGGCCACAGGCTGCGGGCCCAAACTCTCCTGTATCAGAAGCAACCCCCGGCCTGAGGGAGAGACATACACAGCCACGCACAGCAACACAGATTCCACCCCTgccacagagaaacacagcctgGTGACACGGACGCTGTTAAAG GTGACAAAGAGGAACTCCAAGCAGAGCCCCAAGAGGAAGACGAAGAAGAAGGGCCCTCCATCCCGGGAGAAGAAGGTGACGCGCACCATCATGGCCATTCTGGTGGCGTTCGTGGCCACGTGGGCGCCTTACAATGTGATGGTGCTCATCAACACCTTCTGCTCCAGCTGCATCCCCAACTCGCTGTGGACCATTGGCTACTGGCTGTGCTACATCAACAGCACCGTCAACCCAGCCTGCTACGCCCTGTGCAACACCACCTTCAAGAACACCTTCAGACAGCTGCTGCTCTGCCAGTACAGGAACATACGCACGATGAGGTCATGA